A genomic segment from Mus caroli chromosome 17, CAROLI_EIJ_v1.1, whole genome shotgun sequence encodes:
- the Zbtb12 gene encoding zinc finger and BTB domain-containing protein 12 translates to MASGVEVLRFQLPGHEAATLRNMNQLRAEERFCDVTIVADSLKFRGHKVILAACSPFLRDQFLLNPSSELQVSLMHSARIVADLLLSCYTGALEFAVRDIVNYLTAASYLQMEHVVEKCRNALSQFIEPKIGLKEDGVSEASFLSSVSATKSLLPPARTPKPAPKPPPPPPLPPPLLRPVKLEFPLDEDLELKAEEEDEDEDEDVSDICIVKVESALEVAHRLKPPGGLAGGLGMGASVSGHLGELAQSSVAPNTVTPPQGVVKACYSLSEDAEGEGLLLIPGGRASVGATSGLVEAAAVAMAARGAGGSLGAGGSRGPLPGGFSSGNPLKNIKCTKCPEVFQGVEKLVFHMRAQHFIFMCPRCGKQFNHSSNLNRHMNVHRGVKSHSCGICGKCFTQKSTLHDHLNLHSGARPYRCSYCDVRFAHKPAIRRHLKEQHGKTTAENVLEAGVAEINVLIR, encoded by the coding sequence ATGGCCTCTGGGGTGGAAGTCCTGCGCTTCCAGCTGCCTGGCCACGAGGCCGCAACGTTGCGGAACATGAACCAGCTCCGTGCAGAGGAGCGGTTCTGTGATGTGACCATCGTGGCCGACAGCCTCAAATTCCGTGGCCACAAGGTCATCCTGGCCGCCTGCTCACCGTTCCTCCGGGACCAGTTCTTGCTGAACCCCAGTTCTGAGCTGCAGGTCTCGCTGATGCACAGCGCGCGTATTGTGGCGGACTTGCTCCTCTCTTGCTACACGGGCGCTTTAGAGTTCGCAGTCAGGGACATCGTGAACTACCTGACAGCAGCCTCCTACCTGCAAATGGAGCATGTAGTGGAGAAATGCCGGAACGCCCTTAGCCAGTTCATTGAGCCCAAAATAGGCCTTAAAGAAGATGGGGTCAGCGAGGCTAGCTTCCTGAGCAGTGTCAGTGCCACcaagtccctcctccctccagccaGGACCCCAAAGCCAGCTCCaaaacccccaccaccacctcctctacCCCCTCCACTCCTGCGACCAGTGAAGCTGGAGTTTCCGCTGGATGAGGACCTAGAGCTGAAGgcggaagaggaggatgaggatgaagatgaagatgtttCTGACATCTGCATCGTCAAGGTGGAGTCCGCTCTAGAAGTGGCACACCGGCTCAAACCCCCTGGAGGCCTAGCCGGGGGTCTGGGTATGGGGGCCTCTGTGAGCGGCCacctgggagagctggcccagagTAGCGTGGCCCCCAACACTGTTACCCCACCGCAAGGGGTGGTGAAGGCCTGCTACAGCCTGTCAGAGGACGCGGAAGGGGAAGGCCTGTTGTTGATCCCAGGAGGCCGGGCCAGTGTGGGGGCCACCTCGGGCCTAGTGGAAGCAGCAGCGGTGGCCATGGCTgcccggggggcggggggcagtcTGGGGGCAGGGGGTAGCCGGGGACCTCTGCCTGGGGGCTTCTCAAGTGGAAACCCCTTAAAGAACATCAAATGCACCAAATGCCCGGAAGTGTTCCAGGGTGTGGAGAAGCTGGTCTTCCACATGCGTGCGCAACACTTCATCTTCATGTGCCCACGCTGCGGCAAGCAGTTCAACCACAGCAGCAACCTCAACCGCCACATGAACGTCCACCGTGGCGTCAAGTCCCATTCATGTGGCATCTGCGGCAAGTGCTTTACTCAGAAGTCCACGCTGCACGATCACCTCAACCTGCACTCAGGAGCCCGGCCCTACCGGTGCTCCTATTGTGACGTGCGATTTGCCCACAAGCCCGCCATTAGGCGGCACCTCAAAGAGCAGCATGGCAAAACCACAGCTGAGAACGTGCTGGAAGCTGGTGTGGCTGAGATCAATGTCCTCATCCGCTGA